One Oncorhynchus mykiss isolate Arlee chromosome 25, USDA_OmykA_1.1, whole genome shotgun sequence genomic window, CTGGGTTCTTTTTCCACTTTATCAGCATATCTAGGAGGATCTGTTCTCAACCCCTTCCCTAACCGTTTACATCACAGGCAAAACAATAGAGCCAGTCCAAGGCCAAATGGTGTCAAGTGTTGCAGATGGAAATCCCATGAATAGAGCAGACATGGATGTTTGTTCTACATgacatatttctatctgaacattccAAAACGTCCTGCTGAACACGCCCCAGGATTAGTCTGTAGATCTAATCATCCTAGAATGCTGAAAGCAATCCGATTTACCGGCCTAATCACTGGTCTCCATAGCTGTGACGCTCTCTTTTTCATTGGAGAACCTCCATTGGGGTTGTGAAGTTACCATCCCGTTTTCTGTCCAGGAAGCACCCTCTCCACGAATCCTCTCGCTACCAACTGCCATTTTTAAGAAAGTGGCGAGGGGAGAACGGGATGAGGAAAGACTCTTGAGACATAGCACACGTCAGCGCTTGCATCAGAAACCTTTGTCTCCAGGCTTGAATAGTTCCCCAGTGTGATGAGTCTGGACAGTAAGGTTCCTCTGGGTAAGGCATGCTGCTCAAGGAGAAACTACCATTTTTTTTCATGAAATGTGAATGGCGGCATTTGAAAACAATTGGTCAGCCATGTCTCACCTGAGGTGTATTCAATAggaaccaaacggaagcaaacagggagggacctacGTGCATTTGTCCAATAAATGCTTTTTTTAGTTTTACGGTGAGCGCTGATGAATACACAAGCTCTGAATTAAAGAGCTACATGGTGAGAGCTAGTAACGACACCACTCCGATGGAGTAAACCATTTTGAAGAAGATTGTATCACGGTTAAGGTCTCAGGAATCTTGTATTCAAAGTACCCTGGGTCATATTCTGTAAGGCACACTGTGACAAGTTTTCTCCCTTCTGAACATGAGCTTGATTTTCTGTTTTCTACGTAGTATCTTCAAGATGTAAACTGCCCATTCAGTGTCCAAGAGAGACAGGAGTCGGTGGACTGGTTGCTGGGTCTAGCAGTTCGGTTCGAGTATGGAGACAATGGTACTGTACCATCCATTTACTCCTTATATCTCTTGATTTATTGAAGGGACTAGCGTTATTTTCCTAGGTGTGATTCGGTATTTTGAATGTCAGCCACTAGATGGTAGCATTGTATTAAGTGGCAACTTTAACTTTGACTGCTCCACCATAAGGGTCAtttatttgtacctttatttaactaggcaagtcagttaagaacaaattcttatttacaatgaaggcctaggaacagtgggttaacagacttgtaccttgtcagctcggggattcgatcttgcaacctttaagttactagtccaacgctctaaccactaggctgcctgcctagtggttagagggataATCTAATTGTGGTTCCACCCTCTGTTGCCATACACTGTTAGTGTCCAGGATTGTTAAATGACTGAGTTTACACACTATTAAAGCAAGTATTTTGTAATAAGTGGGGGGCATGGACTAAGTGGTCACTTTCTGGATGTTGTGTGTCCCACTGGCTCCCCAGTTGAGAAGTACAAGAACTGTCCGCCAGCCACGGCCACCAAGGCGGAGAAACCCTCGGATCCACTCATCCATCTGGACAGTGAGCTTAACCACTCTTtcatctattcctctctccccttACCCCTCTActcatctctctcatcctctcttcactcctcctctgtCCCTTGTGTTTTGTGATAAAATCATCATTGCACACAGCAACCTCTCACTGCTATGGGAATGTAGAGGCTGACAGTGGTGACTATAAACATTGGATACCTCAGGCTCATGTGGTGCCTTTCACTAGCTACTCTTCTAGCATAGGCACCATTCCTTTGCTGTATGCTCATTACCTACCTGGCCTGCTTAGGCTCGACTTCCCTTGAAGATGGTTTATTCCCAGTGATTACATATGGTTATCTTTTGTTTGATTACCATGCAAAACAAGATGAGAATCAAACCAACAGGGACAGTTGTGACTCCAGCTGACATTATGAATGTCAGCAGGCCCATGCTGTATTGAAAATAAGtgtttcaagttttattgtcaCTTGCACAAATACAGTGAAATGACTAACTCTTtcacaacaatgcagtaatcaatatctgTAGTACTATAAAGTAAAGTAGAACACAAACGCACAAGGAATAGAAATGAGAAGAACACAAAGTAAGCTACTGAATGTACAGGGTCAGTGCGAATACCATATtcacaatgtgcagggatactggagtggtaggggtagatatgtatagtgttaaGGTGACTGGGTGGGTTCCCTTCTTGCTCCGCAAGGCAACAACCCAGATTTTAAGGCTGGCGTGATGGGCCTGGCTAACATGCTGAAGATCCAGCGTCACGACGACTACCTGGTCATGCTGAAGGTGAGAACCAGCAGTCATCAAGCGGGACAAATGTACTAAGgcccttttcacactactgagccaagcTGTGCCTAGCGGTAGTGCGATGGCCTAGTTACGCACCCACCATAGTTACTGGAACCttgctggaaaggacaatgtaAAATGAAAATATCAGAGCCAGTTCGGATTGGCGCTATACTGTGAAAAGGGTGTTACTCAGTTCTTATGACCATGTTGTAAATGATGACCCTGTGCAGATTTGGTAGCAATGGTGTGGTTATTCTACTTGTCCAACAGGCTATAAGGATCCTCATCCAAGAGAGGCTGACCCCAGAAGCTATAGCCAAGGCCAGGCAGTCTAAAGAGGTGAGATACTGAGGCAGATCCACCCTCCCGCCTACACATTTAGGCCTCATCAAAATGGCAAAGGTTTTAAAACATGATCTGAAAGAATGCCCACAATATTTCAGAACTGGGTCCAAACAGGACAGGTTTTGTATTTTTTGGACCATTTGCACAAGGCAAGCACACGCAAGTGTACAAAACATCTGAGTACTGgtttaggatcagtttagccttttttaAATCACAATGAATAaaattatatggacaggggtgggggcactcctactctgagacacttgacacagtggcttgcgaaagtattcacaccccttggcatttttccaattttgttgccttacaacctgaaattgattttttttgtgtgtatcatttgatttacataacatgcctaccactgaagatgcaaaataaaacattgtgaaacaaacaaaaaagacaaactgaaattgagcatgcaaaaatattcacccccccaaagtcaatactttgtagagccatcttttgcagcaattaaagctgcaagtctcttggggtatgtctctataatctTGTCActtctagccactgggattctttgcccattcttcaaggcaaaactgctccagctccttcaagttggatgggttccgctggtgtacagcaatctttaagtcgtaccacagattctcaattggattgaggtctgggctttgactaggccattcgaagacatttaaatgtttccccttaaaccactcgagtgttgctttagcagtatgcttaggatcattgtcctgctggaaggtgaacctccatcccagtctcaaatctggAAGACTGTAACAGGTTTCTtccaagaatttccctgtatttagcgccatccatcattccttcaattctgacaatttttccagtccctgccgatggggGGAAAAACATTGAACATGaagttctcggggtgatgaggtgttgggtttccttgatggccaaaaagagtaccttccatatgtttggggagtctcccacctgccttttggtgaacaccaaatgtgtttgcttgttttttttctttaagcaatggcttttttctggccactctgtGGCCCAGCACTGTGGAGTGTACAGTTTAATGTGTACAGTTTAatgacagatactccaatctccgctgtggagctttgtagctcctttagggttatctttggtctctttgttgcctctgatttaatgccctccttgcccggtctgtgagttttggtgggtggccctctcttgttaggtttgtggtgccatattctttccatttattttttaaaataatggatttaatggtgctctgtggaatgttcaaagtttctgatttttttgtataacccaaccctgatccgtacttctccacaactttgtccctgatctgtttggagagctccttggtcttcatggtgctgcttgcttggtggtgccccttgcttagtggcgttgcagactctggggcctttcagaacaggtgtgtgtatgtaatgagATTGTGATAGGTCATGTGATATttagattacacacaggtggactttatttaactatgtgacttctgaaggtatttggttgcaccatatcttatttaggtgcttcatagcaaagggggtgaaaacatatgcacccaccacttttcagttttattttattttttagattttttttaaacaagttttttcatttcacttcaccaatttgacttttttgtgtatgtccattatatgaaatccaaataaaaatcaatttaaattgcaggttgtaatgcaacaaaataggaataacgccaagggggatgaatacttttgcaaggcactgtacatagatccTCAGTGTGATGGGTAAGGCCTGTGTGCAGTGGTCTGGAAGTCATCTCCGTGGCTATGCTATTTTAAGAGGACGGCTGTATATTGGCACTTCCTGTGTCCCCTAATTGCTGTGATGTCTCTTCCTGTTTTTGCCTCAAGGGTCTCCCCGTGGCCTTGGACAAACACATCCTCGGCTTTGATACTGGAGGTGAGTGCTCGCAGTCGAGTATTTTAAGTAATGCACACGGACACATTTCAAACTGCAGTGTATTATCCTCAAAGGGACTAGTCCCTAAATGACATTTTGAAGTGCTTCTGTAACTGCAAATGCTTACGATGTCAATTCCATGTTGTGCCCAAGACGATTATTATAATAAGTCTCTACACATTTTTATTTGACAATTATAAAACGCAATACAAACATgaggatacaatgcatttaagtAAAAAacgtatttccattgtggtcctcttcaAACATGTTACACAATCACAGCCAAAAGCTGAATTGCAGTAAATATCACATGGCCCAAATAATTTAAATACTGCAAAGAACAAAACATAACACATTTGAATAGTCCTCCAGATAAGTGGTTGCTCTCCTTGGGAATAGCTTGCAGAACTAGCCAGCCAGCTTTCTTCATTGTCCAAACCACGTTGGTTGCGACCACTTGGGAGTAGCCTGGCTCCGCCTTGCAAATCTTTCCACTGCTTAGCCACCCTCGCTGAGTTGAATCGCATCCCGTACCTCCTCAGTCCGAGTAATCTCCAGTGGTGTTCTCCAGGCTGAATTGTCTCCCAGTCCCAATGTAGCAGGCTTCCATTACAGCGACACGATTCAGTCTGTCCAAGCTGTCCGACACCTCGAGGACATCCCCGGCATGAGCTCCCCAAATCAAAACTGCATTGACAAAGCTAGCTGTAAAGCAAGCTAGCAGTGCAATCAATCTAATAATCGATTTATTATTGAAAATAGGATTTCAGATCACGAGATTTGTGTGATCGCTATCTTCCTAAAACAACATAATAAAATTAACAATACATTTGCAGGAGCTAACAGCCCAGCTAGGCTGTCCCCTAGGGCACCATGGCAAACCCGTTCTGTCCTATTGATATGATTGACAGAATAGTAATGGAATTTATCTTGACTACTGTTGATGTAGGATTGCTAGGGCCATCACATAGTCGAGATCTGATCCAGATCTGTTGGAGATGCATCCGGGCAAAGAAAACGACATGGAATGTGTCAGTGGAGACGAGTGACATTTTCCTGTGAACCACTGTTTGAAGTGGCCTGTCGTGTCAACATAAGCAAGCTGTGTCAGTGCAGGAGTTGTACGTACTTGCCGAGAGGTGTGTACAATACCGTTCAAAAGGTctggatcacttagaaatgtccttgtttttgaaagtaatgctcttttattttttgggggttcCATTAAaagatcaaattgatcagaaataaagtATAGACattctttcaaagataatttgtaaaaatcaaaataTCGTCATTGTAAAggctttaaacactgtttcctatgcttgttcaatgaaccataaacaattaatgaacatgcacctgtggaacggtcgttcagacactaacagtttacagatggtggtcagttatgaaaacttaggacactaaagaggcctttctactgactctgaaaaacaccaaaagaaagatacccagggtccctgctcatctgtgtgaatgtgccattcgtcatgctgcaaggaggcacgaggacagcagatgtggccagggcaataaatgaattgcaatgtccgtactgtgagacgcctaagacagagctacagggagacagggcggacagctgatcgtcctcgcataacacctgcacaggatcggtacatcgaacatcacacctgcgggacaggtacaggatggcaacaactgcccgagttacaccaggaatgcacaatccctccatcagtgctgagagaggctggactaagggcttgtaggcctgttgtaaggcaggccctaaccagacatcaccggcaacaacgtcatctacaggcacaaacccaccgttgctggaccaaacaggactggcaaaaagtgctcttcactgacgagtcgcggttttctcaccaggggtgatggtcagatttgcgtttattgtcgaaggaatgagcgctacaccgaggcctgtactctggagcgggttCGATTTTTGGAGGTGGAGgttctgtcatggtctggggcagtgtgtcactgcaTCATTGGACTGTGCCTGCAATGACGACAAGctatctcaacgctgtgcgttacagggaagacatcctcctccctcgtggtacccttcctgtaggctcatcctgacatgaccctccagcatgacaatgccaccagctatactgctcgttctgtgtgtgatttcatgcaagaccggaatgtcagtgttctgccatggccagggaagagcccagatctcaatcccattgggcacgtctgggacctgttgggttggagggtgagggctagggccattcccccccagaaatgtatgtgaacttgcaggtgccttggtggaagagtggggtaacatgaggaggagatgcactgcagtacttaatgcagctgatggccacatcagatactgacttacttttgattttgacccccccccccctttgttcagggacacattccatttctgttagtcacatctctgtggaacttgctcagtttgtctgttgttgaattttatgttcatacaaatattgacacacaaatgcagttgacagtgaggatgtttcttgtttttgctgagtttatatttccTGAATGGATTATCTACACATCAGTCCggtgtttcaatggcacgttgtgttagctaatccaagtttatcattttaaaaagactaattgatcatgaCAGAACCCTTTTCCAATTACGTTAGCACCGCTGAAAACTGGTGactaaagaaataaaactgtctttctttagactagttgagtatctggagcatcagcatttgtgggtttgattacaggctcaaaatggccagaaacaacttTTTAACTAACACAACCTGCCATTGGgaaacaggagtgatggttgctgataaatgtagatattccattaaaaaaaaatctgctttttccagctacaatagtaattcaCAACATGaacctacactgtatttctgatcaatttgatggacTAAAAagatgcttttctttcaaaaacaaggacatttctaagtgaccccaagcttttgaatggtagtgtatgtatggAAGTTTAATTTTTTTCGGGTCACTACAAatggcttcttttttttttacacagcaTTTAGAACCTAGGGAAAACAAAAGCATGATTGCATGCATCCTTAATCCTGTCAACGTGTTCCTACAGTCATACAAGAATTCAACTGTGACCTTGATCATTGACTGAGCATAATCTCATGTCCTGGAACACGGCCTCCAAACGGTGTGCTGCTCCTTTCTCTGCAGACGCTACCCTGAACGAGGCGGCTCAGATCCTGCGCCTGCTCCACATTGAGGAGCTGCGAGACCTGCAGACCCGGATCAACGAGGCTATCGTAGCTGTCCAGGCCATCATCGCAGACCCCAAGACAGACCACCGCCTGGGCAAGGTCGGCAGATGACCTGGCCTGCCTGAACCCTTGACCTCTGCCCTATAACTCCCAACACACGCAGTCTGTGGAAAAGCAGTACCAGTCACACAAACTATACATGGTCCCAGGACCCTGTTCTTATTCTATTTTCGCCTCCCCCTTTTTGATAAGGAGCCGGGAGGACTGGAATTAAATTGTCTTGTTTTGGAGGGGGGGagccttttttttaaatatgaaaaTTAAtgatttttagatttttttttaataagaaaTGGTAAGTTCTCAGATTCTTTGCTGAAATGACCCATTTCTGTTTAAGTCCTgaatcacattttattgttaTAAATATCACATCTTATAAaaaaggatttaaaaaaaaaatatggtaAAACATATTTGAGAAGACAATTCTTATTAGTTCACAGAATACTCATACTGCATTGCTGTGTGTTCATTCAATACACATTGACAGTTATAACAGGACTTGTGGCTCAAAGATCTTATTTTAAAGCTATTTTCTTTGGCGTTCTTTAAAAAGTCACATACAAAAATACAGTAGAAAGTAAGAAATGAGGTATAAAACAAATGTACAAAACTTTTTTTGCGGGGAGGGGGGGGTTGTCGCAGTTGGTGTTTTGTAAATTTGCTGTGGTTGGTGGAATACTTGCTCCATCGCGAGTCTTCTTTCGCCGCCTCTGTAGCAGTGTATGACGAAAGGGTTCTCACGGGCAAGCCTGCCAAAATAGCACCATAAACACGATTGTCTCTATCATTGTCTCCCTGCAACAGATGACAACCACATTAGGGCCACAGGAAGGATAGCAGACATCTTTGATGGCTACCCCACActcagctaaaaaaaaaaaactaacgtCAGTCACAGAACAAACATTACTTTCCAAacttgtcatttaaaaaaaaaatctccatAAATACCCCTCTTTGTACATTTCAAGAGTGCTCCCAACAAACGCAAGACTGTCATCTCATAGGGCTCTTGCCGCTAGATTTCTATGGCTTTGAAGTGCTTTGATGTCTAAGCGAGGACCGGTCAAATTTCGTCACCTAGGTCTGAAGTACAGTGATTTGGCAGCAGGTGCCTTCTACCCACCCCCTGAGGAACTTCCGAGTTGACAGGTTCTGTTTCGtcattttacagtcttttatttttttttgcaggtGTCCGCTCTGATACTGTCACATAATAACTAAGCTTGTGAGAAAGCAGGGAGCCTTAACACTGGGGACCATACTTCATCTGCAGAGTTGCAAAAATATAAGAATTTCAGGCTACATAGACAGCTTTTATCTTACCTGACACCCAAAAAGGCATAAGCCATACAGTACAATTCAAGTGGAACAGTTCATCTGATTTATTTCCACCAGATGTGTAAAACCACTGACAACAGTGAATGCTATTGCTGGTGTTCCATATTGTTTTGCAGGCGCTGCACAGATTATCAGATTTCAATTTAGAGGAAAGTGTCTTATCAATTCATATGATATAGCAATCTTCTGAGATGCACAAGCACCACTGCAAAACAGACAACCTGGAACATCACCAATAACATGAGTCAAGATTTGTGTGTGAGCCCACATAATTatgtttctgtagcatgaggcagcttgataTAAAAGTTGACCACATGGACTGGACGCTATAAAGATGTACACTGTTACCTTATAGACAGTGGGTGGTAGCTATGGTGACGCCGTACAGGTGAGACCTCTGGTCAGGTAGGTACTCGTCTGTGAACTGGCTGCTGTCCCGACTCAGAGCAATGACTCCATCCCTACAAACACCACAGAAAAACAAATGCATATTCAAGTTTGAACAAAGTGCCCTAATGAAGAGCTGTGATGGAGAGCTAGATTCCATCCGTGGTACTGAAGTTTGGCATTACAGTATGatttaaatttaaaggcaatgtttcaacattttgcgggactgcattcacggtaaatgctTGTCAGCTCAACTTGAAATGACTTTTACATTTGAATCACGCAATTTGTAACACTGAAGCAATACAAATTGAATCGAGCCCTAACTGTTTCTCCCTGGCTTTAACATCAATACCCTCTCTGTTCAAGACAACAGCTAATGATGAACATTACTAGATACTTTCATTCAATGCGCTTGCTTGGACCTTATTGGTCTTTTGTGTTTTGGTAcactatttttttaaatttaaattgtATTCGCAATTCAGCTGGTTGCTGCCAGTTGTGCAATGTGTTGTTGaagattgtttttttttaaaaccacTCATACCATTACACTGAACCTAAAAATAACACTACTTTAAACATTACTTACAGGGTTTGCATGCAACCATTGCACCCATCGACCTCCATCAAAGCACAGCTTTAAGTATTTGACATAACTACGACTATTTAAACCCAGATATGTTCCTCTCTTACCTCCTCCAGTCTGTGAAATAGAAGTGGTTGGCATAGAACACCATGCTGAATGGGTAGTTCAGGTTGCTGTGGATCACCCTTCTACCCGTCCCATCGGACGCAATGCACTCCAGGCGCTTGGTCCCtgtgagagggaaagaggggaggacACAGAGAAAAGATAAGAGATTGGGGATGGTAAGGGAGAGATTTTATAGGTTTCATCAGGTTGATAACAGTATAAGCCCCTTTCATAGTATACAGTCTGTATGCATCTGAACTGTGAATCACCTCTGACTCTGCTCCAAAACAGCTTGGCCCCATCCCCACTAACTCGAGAAATGTCCATTATTCAATCTCCCCCCAAATGTTGTGACAATGCAGAGGGCTCTgcatagctccgcattgacaagATTGCTTGAGGGTAGGTGGGCGTTGGACCGTGGGAAGtcatgtataaacacaaactcacttccttgagaacagctctgttctgctccgcgaagcgcaagaagtatgaatgccctgacttcccGCAGAGGCCTCATAGCAGTAAATGCTGTACGGCCAATACAGAGGCAGATTGACCATAAATCGGCTTTCACATGCTGACCAAACTGGCTCCAGCTGTGAGTCTGCTGATTTTGTCTATCCCCACCAGACGAGTTCATGACAAGCAGGTTAAAATACCAAAATCAACTGTAACAACTATCAGTGGTGTATTGCTATCTGGTTTAAACGTCACAAACGTTTTGAATAGGCTGTATTGCAGCAATTAGGCAACCAAGAAAGGTTAGTGCGTCCCCAACAAATGACAGCAATAGGCTAATGATATTTATTTTACAACTGGTTTACTTATAATCCATTTTAAACTGAGCACACAATTAAAAAGACAGATCAAACTTAATTTAGCCAACAAAAATGTCTCAATACAATGAAACAAAACACGCTGCATATATTCATAAATATGCCTACAATGACATGCAGTAATAATAATGACAAAATACTGTAAATACGAAAAAATTAATTACGTTCTAAAATTGCATCCTACCTGAATAGCGAGTTGCATGTGCCTGCATTTGGCCGCGCCAACGTTCTTTCCATCTTTGTTCAATACAATATTAATACTTGTCCAAATTTCACTATAGGCACTCTAACTTTTTTGTTTTACTTCTTTCTTTACTTTTTGATTAAAAAGGCCTCAATCTTCGCAATCAATAGTAGCCCAAGACTCCTCACTATCGCTTTCCTCAGCAGCATGCATGTAACGCCTTGATCACACCAACCGTGTCAGTACATTtgggtacaccagaagtacatacATTTCCAATGGAACACTGCAAGCCAGCAGTGcattctgtgtggtgcatacgttTGATTTATAGAGCATCAAACT contains:
- the rtraf gene encoding RNA transcription, translation and transport factor protein isoform X2; protein product: MFRRKLTALDYHNPSGFDCNDETEFRNFIVWLEDQKIRHYKIEDRGNLRNIPSSEWPKSFEQYLQDVNCPFSVQERQESVDWLLGLAVRFEYGDNVEKYKNCPPATATKAEKPSDPLIHLDSNNPDFKAGVMGLANMLKIQRHDDYLVMLKAIRILIQERLTPEAIAKARQSKEGLPVALDKHILGFDTGDATLNEAAQILRLLHIEELRDLQTRINEAIVAVQAIIADPKTDHRLGKVGR
- the rtraf gene encoding RNA transcription, translation and transport factor protein isoform X1, giving the protein MFRRKLTALDYHNPSGFDCNDETEFRNFIVWLEDQKIRHYKIEDRGNLRNIPSSEWPKSFEQYLQDVNCPFSVQERQESVDWLLGLAVRFEYGDNGSPVEKYKNCPPATATKAEKPSDPLIHLDSNNPDFKAGVMGLANMLKIQRHDDYLVMLKAIRILIQERLTPEAIAKARQSKEGLPVALDKHILGFDTGDATLNEAAQILRLLHIEELRDLQTRINEAIVAVQAIIADPKTDHRLGKVGR